The following coding sequences are from one Hippopotamus amphibius kiboko isolate mHipAmp2 chromosome 9, mHipAmp2.hap2, whole genome shotgun sequence window:
- the RHOG gene encoding rho-related GTP-binding protein RhoG produces the protein MQSIKCVVVGDGAVGKTCLLICYTTNAFPKEYIPTVFDNYSAQSAVDGRTVNLNLWDTAGQEEYDRLRTLSYPQTNVFVICFSIASPPSYENVRHKWHPEVCHHCPDVPILLVGTKKDLRAQPDTLRRLKEQGQAPITPQQGQALAKQIHAVRYLECSALQQDGVKEVFAEAVRAVLNPTPVKRGRSCVLL, from the coding sequence ATGCAGAGCATCAAGTGTGTGGTGGTGGGCGATGGGGCTGTGGGCAAGACGTGCCTGCTCATCTGCTACACAACCAACGCCTTCCCCAAGGAGTACATCCCCACAGTGTTCGACAATTATAGCGCCCAGAGTGCAGTTGACGGGCGCACGGTGAACCTGAACCTGTGGGACACAGCGGGCCAGGAGGAGTACGACCGCCTCCGCACACTCTCCTACCCTCAGACCAACGTGTTTGTCATCTGTTTCTCCATTGCCAGCCCGCCCTCCTATGAGAATGTGCGGCACAAGTGGCATCCCGAGGTATGCCACCACTGCCCTGATGTGCCCATCCTCCTGGTGGGCACCAAGAAGGACCTGAGAGCCCAGCCTGACACCCTGCGGCGCCTGAAGGAGCAGGGCCAGGCACCCATCACACCGCAGCAGGGCCAGGCGCTGGCCAAGCAGATCCACGCTGTGCGCTACCTCGAGTGCTCAGCCCTGCAGCAGGACGGCGTCAAAGAAGTGTTTGCTGAGGCTGTCCGGGCCGTGCTCAACCCCACGCCTGTCAAGCGTGGGCGGTCCTGCGTCCTCTTGTGA